Sequence from the Spirochaetota bacterium genome:
GGGTGTTGATGTAATAAATTATCAGTTAATAGAATGCATTGATAGTAATGGTGGAAATTTATCAAATGATGCTATAACACAAAAGTTTTTTGATTCTATTAAAAAATCTATTAACAGTGATGAATTTGATACAAAAGATTTTTATACACAATTTAGATTTTTTATTAATTTAATTAAAAATGGAAATTGTAATATCCGCAAAACTGTTAAACCAAACCACGCAAAGCTATATATTTTTAAACTAAAACCGGATCAGGTTAAACAATCACTATTTATTAC
This genomic interval carries:
- a CDS encoding helicase, whose translation is RLQQLIHQSQELKFLVGFFYFSGIKELYKSLLNNPTVKLNILVGLGVDVINYQLIECIDSNGGNLSNDAITQKFFDSIKKSINSDEFDTKDFYTQFRFFINLIKNGNCNIRKTVKPNHAKLYIFKLKPDQVKQSLFIT